A region from the Sulfitobacter sp. D7 genome encodes:
- the rpsB gene encoding 30S ribosomal protein S2: protein MALPEFSMRQLLEAGVHFGHQTQRWNPRMGPYIYGARNGIHIMDLTQTVPMLDDALKVIRDTVAKGGSVLFVGTKRQAAQPIAEAAEKCAQYYMNHRWLGGTLTNWQTVSQSINRLKNIDEQSERGFEGLTKKERLGMERDQYKLEASLGGIREMGGRPDLLFVIDVKKEALAIAEANKLGIPVVAVVDTNCSPDGVDYIIPGNDDAARAISLYCDLASRAALDGMSAQLGAAGVDLGAMEEAPEEEAVSEESTGVEIGNASEETVHDDAMGKDAPLDIESKKETVAKAEG from the coding sequence ATGGCTCTTCCTGAGTTCTCCATGCGCCAGCTGCTTGAAGCAGGCGTGCACTTTGGTCACCAGACACAGCGCTGGAACCCCCGCATGGGCCCGTACATCTACGGCGCACGCAACGGCATCCACATCATGGACCTCACGCAAACCGTTCCTATGCTGGACGATGCGCTGAAAGTGATCCGTGACACCGTCGCCAAAGGCGGCAGCGTTCTCTTCGTTGGCACCAAGCGTCAGGCTGCTCAGCCGATCGCCGAAGCCGCAGAGAAATGCGCACAGTATTACATGAACCACCGTTGGCTCGGCGGCACGCTGACCAACTGGCAGACTGTTTCGCAGTCGATCAACCGTCTGAAAAACATCGATGAACAGTCCGAGCGCGGCTTTGAAGGCCTGACCAAGAAAGAGCGTCTTGGTATGGAGCGTGACCAGTACAAACTGGAAGCATCGCTGGGCGGCATCCGCGAAATGGGCGGCCGTCCTGACCTGCTTTTCGTCATCGACGTGAAAAAAGAAGCACTGGCCATCGCCGAAGCCAACAAACTGGGCATCCCAGTTGTGGCCGTGGTTGATACCAACTGCTCGCCCGACGGCGTTGACTACATCATCCCCGGCAACGACGACGCGGCCCGCGCCATCTCGCTTTACTGCGATCTGGCATCGCGCGCTGCTCTCGACGGCATGTCCGCTCAGCTGGGTGCGGCAGGCGTTGATCTGGGCGCCATGGAAGAAGCCCCCGAAGAGGAAGCCGTAAGCGAAGAAAGCACCGGCGTCGAAATCGGCAACGCATCCGAAGAGACCGTGCATGACGATGCCATGGGCAAAGACGCGCCGCTGGACATCGAATCCAAGAAAGAGACCGTCGCAAAAGCCGAAGGCTAA
- the rpmA gene encoding 50S ribosomal protein L27, whose amino-acid sequence MAHKKAGGSSRNGRDSAGRRLGVKKYGGEAVIPGNIIVRQRGTKFWPANGVGMGKDHTIFATVDGAVTFHKGLKNRTFISVLPRAEAAE is encoded by the coding sequence ATGGCACATAAAAAAGCAGGCGGTTCATCCCGTAACGGGCGCGACTCAGCTGGTCGTCGCCTTGGCGTGAAAAAATATGGCGGCGAAGCCGTTATCCCCGGCAACATCATCGTGCGTCAGCGCGGGACCAAGTTTTGGCCTGCAAATGGCGTTGGCATGGGCAAAGATCACACGATCTTTGCAACCGTCGACGGCGCTGTGACCTTCCACAAGGGTCTGAAAAACCGCACGTTTATTTCGGTTCTGCCACGCGCGGAGGCCGCTGAATAA
- the proB gene encoding glutamate 5-kinase gives MATLSTARRVVIKIGSALLVDRDSGNLRRDWLTGLAQDVLWLKGLGCDVVLVSSGSIALGRGVLGLPPTVLALEQAQAAAAVGQIRLARAYEEVLAPHGITTAQVLVTLEDSANRRRYLNSRATLEQLLSLGVVPIVNENDTVATDEIRFGDNDRLAAQIAVTVGADQLILLSDVDGFYSANPSQDPTAQRYEVIDSITPEIEAMAGDAGSGLSKGGMKTKLMAARTATTAGCAMAITDGFVSRPLTALEGGANATWFSAQSDPQAARKRWIAAMKPRGAVTVDAGAVAALARGTSLLPAGVTAVEGRFERGDSIAMYDPAGHAVGHGLSRYSAEEIGQIKGHKSAEIESLLGYPGRAALIHRDDMAL, from the coding sequence TTGGCAACCCTAAGCACCGCCCGCCGTGTCGTTATCAAGATCGGCTCCGCCCTTTTGGTGGACCGCGACAGCGGTAATTTGCGCCGGGACTGGCTGACCGGATTGGCGCAAGATGTATTGTGGCTCAAAGGGTTGGGCTGCGACGTTGTACTGGTTTCCTCGGGCTCCATCGCACTTGGACGGGGTGTCTTGGGCCTCCCGCCGACTGTCTTGGCGCTGGAGCAAGCACAGGCGGCGGCGGCTGTCGGGCAAATCCGCCTCGCGCGAGCTTACGAAGAGGTGCTCGCCCCCCATGGCATCACGACCGCGCAGGTCTTGGTCACGCTGGAAGACAGCGCCAACCGTCGCCGATACCTCAACAGCCGCGCCACGCTTGAGCAGTTGCTTTCGCTCGGCGTCGTGCCGATCGTGAATGAGAATGACACGGTGGCGACCGATGAAATCCGCTTTGGCGATAACGACCGTCTCGCGGCGCAGATCGCGGTGACAGTGGGGGCGGACCAGTTGATCTTGCTTTCCGATGTGGATGGGTTCTACAGCGCCAATCCTTCGCAGGATCCCACCGCGCAACGCTATGAGGTGATCGACAGCATCACGCCCGAGATTGAGGCGATGGCGGGCGATGCCGGGTCGGGTTTGTCCAAAGGTGGCATGAAGACCAAACTGATGGCCGCGCGCACGGCGACCACGGCAGGCTGCGCGATGGCGATCACCGATGGTTTCGTCTCGCGCCCGCTCACTGCGCTTGAAGGTGGGGCGAATGCCACGTGGTTCAGCGCGCAGAGCGATCCGCAGGCCGCGCGCAAACGTTGGATCGCCGCGATGAAACCGCGCGGGGCGGTCACTGTGGACGCCGGCGCGGTCGCGGCCCTGGCGCGGGGCACATCGCTGTTACCCGCGGGGGTGACGGCTGTCGAAGGCCGTTTTGAGCGCGGTGACAGCATCGCCATGTACGACCCGGCGGGGCATGCCGTGGGCCATGGTCTCAGCCGCTATTCCGCCGAAGAGATCGGGCAGATCAAGGGCCACAAAAGCGCAGAGATCGAGTCCCTGCTGGGCTATCCCGGGCGGGCGGCCTTGATTCATCGGGACGACATGGCGCTCTAG
- a CDS encoding GNAT family N-acetyltransferase, translating into MQLEAIVNQPVIETKRFDLRPVRRSDMGMIEMYASDPRVANATSSIPHPLPPGSVEAYVTRAMSDDREEDVWVMDGTRAESSEVMGVISLTRLDRNQSEIGYWVAPAFWNTHLASDAVQALVDANPLGNDALFASVFHDNPASAKVLTNAGFVYLGDAETYCLARDAAVPTWTYSCKL; encoded by the coding sequence ATGCAGTTGGAAGCGATTGTGAACCAACCAGTTATTGAGACAAAGCGTTTTGACCTACGCCCGGTGCGCCGGTCGGATATGGGCATGATTGAGATGTATGCCAGCGACCCTCGGGTCGCCAATGCGACATCCTCTATCCCGCATCCGCTGCCGCCGGGCAGTGTCGAAGCCTATGTGACCCGCGCAATGTCGGATGACCGGGAAGAAGACGTCTGGGTCATGGATGGCACCCGCGCGGAGAGTTCCGAGGTCATGGGGGTGATCTCTCTCACCCGGCTCGACCGGAACCAGTCCGAAATCGGCTATTGGGTCGCCCCGGCGTTCTGGAACACCCATCTGGCCTCCGACGCGGTGCAGGCTTTGGTGGATGCCAACCCCTTGGGCAATGACGCGCTTTTTGCCTCTGTTTTCCATGACAACCCGGCCTCGGCCAAGGTGCTCACCAACGCAGGGTTTGTCTATCTCGGCGACGCGGAAACCTATTGCTTGGCCCGCGATGCTGCCGTACCCACATGGACCTATAGCTGCAAGCTGTAG
- a CDS encoding glutamate-5-semialdehyde dehydrogenase, which yields MSDIENISKLMADIGARARAAAARLASATAERKHAALISAADAVWKNRAEIIAANAQDLDFGRDKGLSDAMMDRLMLDEDRIRSMVDGLRSVAEQADPVGEIIAEWDQPSGLNIQRVRTPLGVIGVIYESRPNVTADAGALCLKAGNAVILRGGSESFHSSRAIHACLQQGLRDAGMPEDAVQLVPTRDRAAVREMLTMTDTIDVIVPRGGKGLVGLVQREARVPVFAHLEGIVHIYIDAEADPEKALKVVLNAKTRRTGICGAAECLLIHEGIAKTIGKGVIRALIDAGVEVRADAALQDIPGTVPASETDWGQEYLDMIVAARVVPDVQAAMAHIRQYGSGHTDCILTENTETATEFFSGLDSAILMHNASTQFADGGEFGMGAEIGIATGKLHARGPVGAAQLTSFKYLVRGAGTVRG from the coding sequence ATGAGTGACATCGAAAATATCTCTAAATTGATGGCCGATATCGGGGCCCGCGCCCGCGCCGCAGCAGCGCGTCTGGCAAGCGCCACGGCAGAGCGTAAACATGCCGCATTGATCAGCGCCGCCGACGCCGTTTGGAAGAACCGGGCCGAGATCATCGCCGCCAATGCGCAGGATCTCGACTTTGGTCGCGATAAGGGACTGTCGGATGCGATGATGGACCGGCTGATGCTGGACGAAGACCGCATTCGCAGCATGGTCGACGGGCTGCGCTCGGTCGCGGAACAGGCCGACCCAGTGGGAGAGATCATCGCCGAATGGGACCAGCCTTCGGGGCTAAACATCCAGCGTGTTCGGACCCCGCTTGGCGTGATCGGCGTGATCTATGAATCGCGTCCGAATGTAACGGCAGACGCGGGGGCGCTTTGCCTCAAGGCCGGTAACGCGGTGATCCTGCGCGGCGGGTCTGAGAGCTTTCATTCTTCCCGCGCCATCCACGCCTGCCTGCAACAGGGGTTGCGGGATGCGGGCATGCCCGAGGATGCGGTGCAACTGGTGCCCACACGCGACCGGGCGGCGGTGCGTGAAATGCTAACCATGACCGATACCATCGACGTGATCGTGCCGCGGGGCGGCAAGGGTCTTGTTGGGTTGGTACAGCGTGAGGCGCGCGTGCCGGTCTTTGCCCATCTTGAAGGGATCGTGCATATCTATATCGACGCCGAGGCCGACCCTGAGAAAGCGCTTAAAGTGGTGCTGAACGCCAAGACACGGCGCACGGGAATCTGCGGCGCGGCGGAGTGTTTGCTGATCCACGAGGGTATCGCCAAGACCATTGGCAAAGGTGTGATCCGGGCCTTGATCGATGCCGGTGTCGAAGTGCGCGCCGATGCGGCACTGCAGGATATCCCCGGCACGGTTCCGGCGAGCGAGACGGATTGGGGGCAAGAGTACCTCGACATGATCGTGGCGGCGCGCGTCGTGCCCGATGTCCAGGCCGCCATGGCCCATATTCGCCAGTACGGGTCGGGCCATACGGACTGCATCCTGACCGAGAACACTGAGACAGCGACGGAATTCTTCAGCGGGTTGGACTCGGCGATTCTGATGCACAACGCCTCCACTCAATTCGCGGATGGGGGAGAGTTTGGCATGGGTGCGGAGATCGGCATCGCGACGGGCAAACTGCACGCCCGCGGCCCCGTCGGTGCGGCGCAGTTGACGAGCTTTAAGTACCTCGTTCGGGGCGCGGGAACGGTGCGCGGCTGA
- a CDS encoding GNAT family N-acetyltransferase: protein MPRGVAADFQVRLAQTDADVQAAQRLRYDVFVQELGGGGPMVDHTAGLEQDRFDPYFDHLLLTDLRNGELAGVYRVMRGDMAARAGGFYSETEYDLTPLKNSGRKLLELGRSCLDPAYRGGTAMHHLWAALGRYVAEHEIEVLFGVASFHGTDTAALAEPLSLLHHRHLAPADLRVRASEITPMDLIPEAELDRRKAMLAVPSLIKAYLRLGGTVGEGAYIDRAFNTTDVCLILDTKQMSARQARFYGGGAG, encoded by the coding sequence ATGCCGCGGGGCGTTGCAGCAGATTTTCAAGTCAGACTGGCGCAGACGGACGCTGATGTGCAGGCCGCGCAGCGGCTCCGCTATGATGTCTTCGTGCAAGAGCTGGGCGGCGGCGGGCCGATGGTCGATCACACCGCCGGGCTGGAGCAAGACCGGTTCGACCCCTACTTTGATCATCTGCTTTTGACTGATCTGCGCAATGGCGAGCTTGCGGGCGTTTACCGGGTGATGCGCGGGGATATGGCCGCGCGGGCAGGCGGGTTCTATTCAGAGACGGAATACGATCTGACACCGCTGAAGAATTCGGGACGTAAACTATTGGAATTGGGGCGGTCTTGCCTTGATCCTGCCTATCGCGGTGGCACGGCGATGCACCACCTTTGGGCCGCGCTCGGGCGCTATGTGGCCGAGCATGAGATCGAGGTTCTGTTCGGCGTGGCAAGTTTTCACGGCACGGATACGGCCGCCTTGGCCGAACCGCTTTCGCTGTTGCATCATCGGCACTTGGCGCCCGCAGACCTGCGCGTGCGCGCCAGTGAAATCACACCGATGGACCTGATCCCTGAGGCCGAGCTTGACCGGCGCAAAGCCATGCTGGCCGTGCCGAGCCTGATCAAAGCCTATCTCCGGCTGGGCGGCACCGTGGGCGAGGGGGCCTATATCGACCGTGCCTTTAACACCACGGATGTCTGCCTGATCCTAGACACGAAACAAATGAGCGCGCGTCAGGCGCGGTTCTATGGCGGAGGCGCAGGATGA
- a CDS encoding LuxR family transcriptional regulator — protein MNLRDYLHQIAHSPTIEELWDAHTRQMADYGFDRLIYGFTRYRTPTSLGDPADFVILSNQSPEYLNGYLHSGLYFNAPMLRWALNNEGACSWGALPEITHGDDLSESEKRVVDFNARMEVTAGYTISFRSISARSKGAIALTARRGLTQDEVDAIWDEHGADIQLMNEIAHLKILSLPYSSPNRSLTRRQLEVLQWVGDGKTTQDIALLMGLTAPTVEKHLRLAREALSVETTAQAVLKAAFANQMFVMDP, from the coding sequence ATGAATTTGCGCGATTATCTTCATCAAATCGCGCATAGCCCGACAATCGAAGAACTCTGGGATGCCCATACACGACAGATGGCTGACTATGGGTTTGACCGGCTGATCTACGGGTTTACGCGCTACCGAACGCCGACATCGCTGGGGGATCCGGCGGATTTTGTTATTCTGAGCAATCAAAGCCCGGAGTATCTTAACGGCTATCTTCATAGCGGGCTGTACTTCAACGCGCCTATGCTCAGATGGGCGCTGAACAACGAAGGCGCTTGTAGCTGGGGCGCCCTGCCCGAGATCACGCATGGCGATGACCTGTCGGAGTCCGAGAAACGGGTGGTTGATTTCAACGCGCGGATGGAGGTGACCGCGGGCTACACGATCAGTTTCCGCTCAATCTCGGCGCGGTCCAAAGGCGCGATCGCCTTGACGGCACGGCGTGGCCTGACCCAAGACGAGGTCGATGCAATCTGGGACGAGCATGGCGCCGACATTCAGTTGATGAATGAAATCGCACACCTAAAAATCCTGTCCCTGCCCTATAGCAGCCCCAACCGTAGCCTCACGCGGCGCCAGTTGGAGGTGCTGCAATGGGTCGGAGATGGCAAAACAACGCAGGACATCGCCCTGTTGATGGGTCTGACAGCCCCCACCGTCGAAAAACACCTTCGCCTCGCCCGAGAGGCGCTGTCGGTTGAGACGACAGCTCAGGCGGTGCTGAAGGCCGCTTTTGCGAACCAGATGTTTGTGATGGATCCGTAA
- a CDS encoding lysophospholipid acyltransferase family protein, with amino-acid sequence MTTTWDSDQPPPKRHLTLWGMLRVALRGVLLALFVFGGLVVLLLLRLIERPIFGLHRPITPHITQMVCRAAFWVLGMRFVRRGTPMERRGAVVANHTSWLDIFALNAAKRIYFVSKSEVAGWPGIGWLARATGTVFIRRDRAEARSQTEVFRTRLLAGHKLLFFPEGTSTDGLQVLPFKATLFEAFFDPALRDEIAVQPVSVIYHAPQGEDPRFYGWWGDMSFGAHLLTTLAARKQGAVEVVYHPPLPVADFAGRKALAQHCEAIVRAGHADPRSGLQ; translated from the coding sequence ATGACCACGACTTGGGACAGTGACCAGCCACCGCCCAAGCGGCACCTGACCCTTTGGGGGATGTTGCGCGTGGCGCTGCGCGGTGTGCTCTTGGCGCTTTTTGTTTTTGGCGGGCTGGTGGTCTTGTTGCTGTTGCGGCTGATCGAGCGGCCAATTTTCGGCCTGCACCGGCCCATCACGCCCCATATCACGCAAATGGTATGCCGAGCCGCATTCTGGGTGCTTGGCATGCGCTTTGTCAGGCGGGGCACCCCGATGGAGCGGCGCGGCGCGGTGGTGGCCAACCATACGTCGTGGCTGGATATTTTCGCGCTGAACGCGGCCAAACGGATCTATTTCGTCTCCAAATCCGAAGTCGCGGGCTGGCCCGGCATCGGCTGGTTGGCGCGGGCGACGGGGACGGTCTTTATCCGCCGCGACCGGGCCGAGGCGCGCAGCCAGACAGAGGTTTTTCGGACGCGGCTGTTGGCGGGGCATAAGCTGCTGTTCTTCCCAGAGGGCACCAGCACCGACGGGCTGCAAGTGCTGCCCTTCAAAGCAACCCTTTTTGAGGCTTTTTTCGACCCGGCCTTGCGTGACGAGATCGCGGTTCAGCCGGTGAGTGTGATCTACCATGCGCCTCAGGGCGAAGACCCGCGATTTTATGGATGGTGGGGGGATATGTCATTTGGGGCGCATCTGCTGACGACACTGGCCGCGCGAAAACAGGGTGCGGTCGAGGTGGTCTATCACCCGCCGCTCCCGGTGGCCGATTTCGCCGGGCGCAAGGCACTGGCGCAACATTGCGAGGCGATCGTGCGGGCAGGGCATGCTGATCCCCGGTCGGGCCTGCAATAA
- the tsf gene encoding translation elongation factor Ts: protein MAITASMVKELRDSTGAGMMDAKKALTESNGDMEAAVDWLRTKGLAKAAKKSGRTAAEGLVAVKVEGSRGVAVEVNSETDFVGKNAEFQSMVSNIADAALKVDDVEALKAAEINGKSVETTLTDAIAKIGENMSLRRMQSIEGETVVSYVHNAAAPGMGKIGVLVAMNGGNEELGKQIAMHIAAVNPASLSEADLDPAVVEKEKQVQMDIARESGKPEAVIEKMITGRMQKYMSEVTLVNQSFVVNPDLTVGKAAEEAGATITGFVRLEVGEGIEVIKEDFAAEVAKAAKG, encoded by the coding sequence ATGGCAATCACAGCATCCATGGTCAAGGAACTGCGCGACAGCACCGGCGCAGGCATGATGGACGCCAAGAAGGCACTGACAGAAAGCAACGGCGACATGGAAGCCGCCGTTGACTGGCTGCGCACCAAAGGTCTGGCCAAAGCGGCGAAGAAATCCGGCCGTACCGCAGCCGAAGGTCTTGTGGCTGTTAAGGTCGAAGGCAGCCGCGGTGTTGCGGTTGAGGTGAACTCCGAAACCGACTTCGTTGGCAAGAACGCCGAGTTCCAGTCCATGGTCAGCAACATCGCCGATGCAGCGCTGAAAGTGGACGATGTCGAAGCGCTGAAAGCGGCTGAGATCAATGGCAAATCCGTTGAAACCACGCTGACCGACGCCATCGCCAAAATCGGCGAGAACATGTCCCTGCGCCGCATGCAGAGCATCGAAGGCGAGACCGTTGTCTCTTACGTGCACAACGCAGCCGCGCCCGGCATGGGCAAGATCGGTGTTCTGGTCGCCATGAACGGTGGCAACGAAGAACTGGGCAAGCAGATCGCGATGCACATCGCCGCTGTGAATCCTGCATCGCTGTCCGAAGCTGATCTGGACCCAGCCGTGGTCGAGAAAGAAAAGCAAGTTCAGATGGACATCGCCCGTGAAAGCGGCAAGCCCGAAGCCGTGATCGAGAAAATGATCACCGGCCGGATGCAGAAGTACATGTCTGAAGTGACGCTGGTGAACCAGTCCTTCGTTGTGAACCCTGACTTGACCGTCGGCAAAGCTGCCGAAGAAGCGGGCGCGACCATCACCGGTTTCGTGCGTCTGGAAGTTGGCGAAGGCATTGAGGTCATCAAAGAAGACTTCGCAGCAGAAGTGGCAAAAGCCGCGAAAGGCTAA
- the obgE gene encoding GTPase ObgE: MKFLDLCKVYIRSGAGGGGCVSFRREKYIEYGGPDGGDGGTGGSVWAEAVDGLNTLIDFRYQQHFFAKNGQPGMGKQRTGKDGDDIILRVPVGTEILDEDQETVIADLTELGQRVQLARGGNGGWGNLHFKSATNQAPRRSNPGQEGVDRTLWLRLKLIADVGLLGLPNAGKSTFLATTSNARPKIADYPFTTLHPNLGVVGVDNTEFVVADIPGLIEGASEGRGLGDLFLGHVERCAVLLHLIDSTSETVAEDYHTIIGELEAYGGDLAEKPRVTVLNKVDALDEEERASRLSELEKACGGEVMMMSSVAGEGVTEVLRTLRQNIDDDRLRFRTTEEDTPWQP; encoded by the coding sequence ATGAAGTTTCTCGACCTGTGCAAAGTCTATATCCGATCCGGTGCCGGGGGCGGCGGCTGTGTGTCGTTCCGACGCGAGAAATACATCGAATATGGCGGTCCGGATGGCGGCGATGGCGGCACCGGCGGCTCGGTTTGGGCCGAGGCAGTGGATGGGCTGAACACGCTGATCGATTTTCGCTATCAGCAGCACTTCTTTGCCAAGAACGGGCAACCCGGCATGGGCAAACAGCGCACCGGCAAGGATGGCGATGACATCATCCTGCGTGTGCCCGTCGGCACGGAGATCCTCGACGAGGATCAAGAAACGGTCATCGCGGACCTGACAGAGCTGGGCCAGCGCGTCCAGCTAGCGCGTGGTGGCAATGGCGGCTGGGGCAACCTGCACTTCAAATCCGCCACCAACCAAGCGCCGCGCCGCTCAAACCCGGGCCAAGAGGGCGTCGACCGTACGCTCTGGCTGCGGCTCAAGCTGATCGCCGATGTGGGGCTTTTGGGTCTGCCGAACGCGGGTAAGTCGACCTTCCTCGCCACGACATCGAACGCGCGGCCAAAGATTGCGGATTACCCTTTCACCACGCTGCACCCGAACCTTGGGGTGGTTGGTGTCGATAACACAGAATTCGTCGTAGCCGATATTCCCGGCCTTATCGAAGGCGCTTCCGAAGGGCGCGGGCTGGGCGATCTTTTCCTAGGCCATGTCGAGCGTTGCGCGGTGTTGCTACACCTGATCGACAGCACGTCCGAGACTGTGGCGGAAGATTATCACACCATCATCGGCGAGCTGGAAGCCTATGGTGGCGATCTGGCGGAAAAGCCGCGCGTCACGGTGTTGAATAAAGTTGATGCGCTGGATGAAGAAGAGCGGGCAAGTCGTTTGAGTGAATTGGAAAAAGCTTGCGGCGGCGAGGTGATGATGATGTCCAGTGTCGCCGGTGAAGGCGTGACCGAAGTGTTGCGGACCCTACGCCAAAACATCGATGACGACCGCCTGCGCTTCCGCACCACCGAGGAAGACACGCCTTGGCAACCCTAA
- a CDS encoding 50S ribosomal protein L21 — protein MFAVIKTGGKQYKVQSGDMLRVERIAANAGETVQFNEVLMLGGDSPVLGAPMVKDAGVQAEVVDQIKGEKVINFVKRRRKHSSKRTKGHRQKLTLIKITDILSSGADKSGVAAAIGTGSVSAAAVAAITGKSDDAAKPAKSKKAAAPKAKAEKTAPKAKKADAGTDDLKELSGVGPALEKKLHEAGITSFAQIAAWTEADIAEVDEKLSFKGRIQREGWVDQAKEKTKG, from the coding sequence ATGTTTGCGGTCATCAAGACAGGCGGCAAGCAATACAAAGTGCAATCCGGCGATATGCTGCGGGTTGAACGTATTGCGGCCAATGCTGGTGAAACAGTCCAGTTCAACGAAGTTCTGATGCTCGGCGGCGACAGCCCCGTGCTCGGCGCGCCTATGGTTAAAGATGCAGGCGTTCAGGCCGAAGTCGTTGACCAGATCAAAGGCGAAAAGGTTATCAACTTCGTCAAGCGTCGCCGGAAGCACTCTTCCAAGCGTACCAAAGGTCACCGTCAGAAACTGACCTTGATCAAGATCACCGACATCCTGTCTTCGGGCGCGGATAAGTCGGGCGTTGCTGCTGCCATCGGCACCGGCTCAGTAAGCGCTGCCGCTGTTGCTGCGATCACCGGCAAGTCCGATGATGCTGCAAAGCCAGCCAAGAGCAAGAAGGCCGCCGCACCTAAGGCGAAAGCCGAAAAAACCGCGCCGAAGGCCAAGAAAGCCGACGCAGGCACCGACGACCTGAAAGAGCTGAGCGGCGTTGGCCCGGCACTTGAGAAGAAGCTGCACGAAGCGGGGATCACTTCCTTTGCCCAGATCGCAGCATGGACCGAAGCGGATATCGCTGAAGTTGACGAGAAACTGTCTTTCAAAGGCCGTATCCAGCGTGAAGGCTGGGTCGATCAGGCCAAAGAAAAGACCAAAGGCTAA
- a CDS encoding histidine phosphotransferase family protein, producing MDQFNIDLPALIGSRICHDLISPIGAINNGLELLEMAGTGAAPGPELALIGQSVESASARIRFFRIAFGAAGDQTMGQNEVTSILRDLYTASRVEIDWQITSPQSRNCVRLAFLSLLCMETALHHGGRITIIVEAGQWRLHAEADKIAIDPALWALLSQPNPDQSLQPAQVQFALLPILAQAQGKEITVDSADTVLTLSF from the coding sequence ATGGACCAATTTAACATCGACCTGCCCGCGCTGATCGGCAGCCGCATCTGCCACGACTTAATATCGCCAATCGGCGCCATCAACAACGGGCTTGAACTGCTTGAAATGGCTGGCACCGGGGCCGCACCGGGGCCAGAGCTTGCCCTGATCGGCCAAAGTGTCGAAAGCGCCTCGGCCCGTATCCGGTTTTTCCGCATTGCTTTCGGGGCCGCTGGCGATCAGACCATGGGCCAGAATGAAGTGACATCGATCCTGCGCGATCTCTATACCGCCTCACGGGTTGAGATCGACTGGCAGATCACAAGCCCCCAATCGCGCAACTGCGTGCGATTGGCGTTCCTGTCGCTGCTTTGTATGGAGACGGCTTTGCACCATGGCGGGCGGATCACCATTATCGTAGAGGCTGGCCAATGGCGTCTGCATGCCGAAGCCGACAAGATCGCGATAGACCCCGCACTTTGGGCGCTATTGTCTCAGCCGAATCCAGACCAGTCGCTACAACCTGCACAGGTCCAATTCGCGCTCTTGCCCATTTTGGCCCAAGCGCAGGGGAAAGAAATCACAGTAGACAGCGCTGACACGGTCCTCACCCTGTCTTTCTAA
- a CDS encoding DUF3553 domain-containing protein, whose translation MDDLNALLTPGMLVMHPQHPEWGTGQVQSNIGGKVTVNFRDQGKVVIDSFRLELMPVFDEG comes from the coding sequence ATGGATGATCTGAACGCGCTGCTGACGCCGGGCATGCTGGTCATGCACCCGCAGCATCCCGAATGGGGCACGGGCCAAGTGCAAAGCAACATCGGCGGCAAGGTGACGGTCAACTTTCGTGACCAGGGTAAGGTGGTCATAGACAGCTTTCGTTTGGAATTAATGCCGGTCTTTGATGAGGGATGA